In the genome of Mycobacterium kansasii ATCC 12478, one region contains:
- a CDS encoding helix-turn-helix transcriptional regulator, whose translation MDAAEKRSAAAQPAVEAPDRTWTFLTNHAHVLLCVSSGEPLTARELALRIGITERSVQAILTDLTEEGYLIKSKVGRRNVYELNPQGRLRHPLEASHTVGELVTALS comes from the coding sequence ATGGACGCTGCGGAAAAGCGGAGCGCGGCCGCCCAACCTGCTGTCGAAGCTCCAGACCGAACTTGGACCTTCCTGACGAACCATGCCCATGTGTTGCTGTGCGTGTCGAGCGGCGAGCCCCTGACAGCTCGCGAGCTGGCGCTGCGAATCGGCATCACCGAGCGTTCTGTGCAGGCGATATTGACCGACCTGACCGAGGAGGGCTACCTCATCAAGTCCAAGGTTGGTCGTCGCAACGTGTACGAGCTCAATCCGCAGGGTCGGCTACGTCACCCACTCGAAGCCAGCCATACCGTGGGTGAGCTCGTAACGGCTTTGTCCTGA
- the mhuD gene encoding mycobilin-forming heme oxygenase MhuD: MPVVKINAIEVPAGAGPELEKRFAHRAHAVENSPGFLGFQLLRPVKGEDRYFVVTHWESDEAFQAWANGPAIEAHAGHRANPVATGASLLEFEVVLDVAGTGEAK; the protein is encoded by the coding sequence ATGCCAGTGGTGAAGATCAACGCAATCGAGGTGCCTGCCGGCGCTGGCCCCGAACTGGAGAAGCGTTTCGCCCACCGCGCGCATGCGGTGGAGAATTCTCCCGGTTTCCTCGGCTTTCAGCTGTTACGTCCGGTCAAGGGCGAAGACCGCTACTTCGTGGTGACACACTGGGAGTCTGATGAAGCATTCCAGGCCTGGGCGAACGGGCCGGCCATCGAAGCCCACGCCGGCCACCGGGCGAACCCCGTGGCGACAGGCGCTTCGCTGCTGGAATTCGAGGTTGTACTCGACGTTGCCGGGACTGGCGAAGCGAAATAG
- a CDS encoding histidine phosphatase family protein: MSHIARLTLVSHAMTDAMAVGRFPADEPLNDAGRRQAETAGPIEIRAGVPGVTQLAAPERRTRQTAQLLGLRPATEPLLADLDCGCWRGADLEHVDDHQLRAWLTEPAEAPHGGESIVNLIDRVAGWLASLAGNTVAVTHPAVIRAAVLVALDGPPNSFWRIDIAPVTRTVMHYRGHRWTLRL, from the coding sequence GTGAGCCACATCGCCAGGCTGACATTGGTGTCGCACGCGATGACCGATGCCATGGCGGTCGGGCGGTTCCCGGCTGACGAGCCGCTCAACGACGCCGGCCGTCGCCAGGCCGAAACCGCTGGGCCCATCGAGATCAGGGCGGGAGTGCCCGGCGTTACCCAACTGGCCGCACCCGAGCGGCGGACCCGGCAAACGGCTCAGCTGCTAGGACTACGGCCCGCGACGGAGCCGCTGCTGGCCGACCTCGATTGCGGATGTTGGCGGGGCGCCGACCTCGAGCACGTTGACGACCATCAGCTTCGGGCGTGGCTGACCGAACCCGCCGAGGCACCGCACGGCGGCGAGTCCATCGTCAACCTGATCGACCGGGTGGCCGGATGGCTGGCGTCGTTGGCCGGCAACACCGTGGCGGTGACCCATCCGGCGGTGATCCGAGCAGCCGTCCTGGTGGCTCTGGATGGTCCACCGAATTCGTTCTGGCGCATCGATATAGCCCCGGTCACCCGAACCGTCATGCACTACCGCGGGCATCGGTGGACGCTACGGTTGTAG
- a CDS encoding carbonic anhydrase — translation MSNPSITWQRLQAGNQRFYATLRSKQKAGAKDHSPIAVVFRCADADTASEVVLGQSWGSLIDISTWGHVIDTGVLATVEYAVGTLKTPLIVVLGHEHCAAMETALRAWENVSFPEGAARAVVEQAVSSLARQDADISSADKLSAAHVVHTGVSLLHKSAVIAKAVDSGESAIVCLVSNAEDGRLRVCATFGQVDDCDSALLECV, via the coding sequence ATGTCCAACCCGTCAATCACCTGGCAGCGCCTGCAAGCCGGAAACCAACGTTTCTACGCCACCCTGCGGTCGAAGCAGAAGGCCGGCGCCAAGGACCACTCGCCCATCGCGGTGGTCTTCCGCTGCGCAGATGCAGACACGGCGAGCGAAGTGGTGCTCGGTCAAAGCTGGGGCTCACTCATCGACATCAGCACCTGGGGACACGTCATCGACACCGGCGTGCTGGCCACCGTCGAGTACGCCGTCGGCACACTCAAGACACCGCTGATCGTCGTTCTCGGCCATGAACACTGTGCCGCCATGGAGACCGCGCTACGGGCCTGGGAAAACGTGAGTTTTCCGGAGGGCGCGGCTCGGGCGGTCGTCGAACAGGCGGTATCGTCGCTCGCCCGGCAGGACGCCGACATCAGCAGTGCCGACAAGCTGTCGGCCGCCCACGTGGTGCACACCGGTGTCTCGCTGCTGCACAAGTCGGCGGTGATCGCCAAGGCCGTCGACAGCGGAGAGTCGGCGATCGTCTGTCTGGTCAGCAATGCCGAGGATGGCCGGTTACGCGTCTGCGCGACATTCGGCCAGGTCGACGACTGCGACTCGGCGCTTTTGGAGTGCGTCTAA
- a CDS encoding CbtB domain-containing protein: protein MANSQATPARPVDVSAAGAALWLAATTVLALLAIYFVGFDQGAVSLFGSDSHVHEFFHDARHLLGFPCH, encoded by the coding sequence GTGGCTAATTCCCAGGCAACCCCTGCTCGGCCGGTTGATGTTTCAGCAGCCGGCGCCGCGCTGTGGTTGGCGGCCACCACCGTCCTGGCGTTGCTGGCCATCTACTTCGTCGGCTTCGACCAGGGCGCGGTGTCGCTGTTCGGCAGCGACTCGCACGTGCACGAGTTCTTCCACGACGCAAGGCACCTGCTCGGCTTCCCCTGCCACTGA
- a CDS encoding P-II family nitrogen regulator, translating to MPTNGLTKMTKIEVVVAGEHAPAVREQFHSAGATGFTSVSGVSGLGHHGYHQGRLLFNQQAALELLITVVPDAKSEALIAGLRRLLDGSPGVMFVTDTYVSRPEYFS from the coding sequence ATGCCAACCAACGGCTTGACCAAGATGACCAAGATCGAAGTGGTCGTTGCCGGAGAACACGCACCCGCGGTCCGGGAGCAGTTCCACAGCGCCGGCGCCACCGGATTCACCAGCGTGTCCGGCGTCTCGGGGCTCGGCCATCACGGCTACCACCAGGGCCGGCTGCTCTTCAACCAACAGGCGGCGCTCGAGCTGCTCATCACAGTTGTCCCGGACGCCAAATCCGAGGCATTGATTGCCGGACTGCGCCGCCTGCTCGACGGCTCGCCCGGGGTCATGTTCGTCACCGACACCTACGTCAGCCGACCCGAGTACTTCAGCTAA
- a CDS encoding CbtA family protein codes for MEKRLIARGLLAGAVGAVLAFAFSRVFAEPIVGRAIDYEDGRTEAAHAQGVHEHGAELLSRGVQGNAGLGFGVLIFGIAMGALFAVLFCVAYQRVASVGPQQLSMRLAAGAGIAVYLVPFVKYPPNPPAVGQADTIGSRTLWYLVMVLASVVLALAAVWLGGRLAPRLGAWNAGLAAVGAYIAATAVVMLVLPTFDETPGPMRDAAGTITYPGFPADVLYEFRLASLGTQVVLWATIGVVFSMLARRLLDAAAGTRRAASIAA; via the coding sequence ATGGAGAAGCGTCTGATAGCGCGCGGACTCCTGGCCGGCGCCGTGGGCGCTGTCCTGGCTTTTGCGTTCTCGCGGGTGTTCGCCGAGCCCATCGTGGGCCGCGCAATCGACTACGAGGACGGCCGCACCGAAGCGGCGCACGCTCAGGGCGTGCACGAGCACGGCGCCGAATTGCTCAGCCGCGGCGTGCAGGGCAACGCCGGATTGGGTTTCGGCGTCCTGATTTTCGGCATCGCCATGGGCGCGTTGTTCGCCGTCCTGTTCTGCGTTGCTTACCAACGGGTCGCAAGCGTTGGGCCGCAACAGCTTTCGATGCGCCTGGCCGCCGGTGCCGGTATCGCGGTGTATCTGGTGCCGTTTGTGAAGTATCCGCCCAACCCGCCTGCCGTGGGCCAGGCGGACACGATCGGCTCGCGCACCCTGTGGTACCTGGTCATGGTGCTGGCGTCGGTGGTGCTGGCACTGGCCGCCGTGTGGTTGGGTGGCCGGTTGGCTCCGCGGCTGGGTGCGTGGAACGCCGGGCTAGCCGCCGTCGGTGCCTACATAGCGGCGACTGCGGTGGTCATGCTGGTGTTGCCGACCTTCGACGAGACACCCGGGCCGATGCGCGACGCCGCCGGAACGATCACCTATCCCGGTTTCCCGGCCGACGTTCTCTACGAATTCAGGCTCGCGTCGCTGGGCACCCAGGTGGTGCTGTGGGCGACCATCGGAGTGGTCTTTTCGATGCTGGCGCGGCGGTTGCTGGATGCAGCGGCCGGGACGCGACGGGCGGCGAGCATCGCGGCGTGA
- a CDS encoding alpha/beta fold hydrolase, translating to MPRMPADLLTHRGGRGEPLVLVHGLMGRGSTWSRQLPWLTRLGSVYTYDAPWHRGRDVDDPYPISTERFVIDLGDAVAPLGVAARLVGHSMGALHSWCLAAQRPDLVSALVVEDMAPDFVGRTTGPWEPWLHALPVEFASAEQVFAEFGPVAGQYFLEAFDRTATGWRLHGNTARWIEIAAEWGTRDYWAQWRAVQAPALLIEAGNSVTPPGQMREMAERDCPTTYLKVPEAGHLVHDEAPLVYRHAVESFFADLGAG from the coding sequence GTGCCCCGCATGCCGGCCGATCTGTTGACCCATCGCGGAGGGCGAGGTGAACCGCTGGTCCTGGTACACGGGTTGATGGGCCGGGGTAGCACGTGGTCACGGCAGCTGCCCTGGCTGACCCGGTTGGGCAGTGTCTATACCTACGACGCGCCGTGGCATCGAGGCCGTGACGTCGACGATCCGTACCCGATCAGCACCGAACGCTTCGTGATCGACCTGGGTGACGCGGTTGCTCCGCTGGGCGTGGCGGCGCGACTGGTCGGGCATTCGATGGGTGCTTTGCATTCGTGGTGTTTGGCCGCGCAACGTCCGGATTTGGTTTCGGCGTTGGTGGTCGAGGACATGGCACCGGACTTCGTCGGCCGCACCACCGGTCCATGGGAGCCGTGGCTGCATGCGCTTCCGGTCGAATTCGCCTCTGCGGAACAGGTTTTCGCCGAGTTCGGCCCGGTCGCCGGTCAGTACTTTCTGGAGGCCTTCGACCGCACCGCCACCGGTTGGCGGCTGCACGGAAATACCGCACGGTGGATCGAGATCGCCGCCGAGTGGGGCACCCGCGACTACTGGGCACAGTGGCGGGCGGTGCAGGCCCCGGCACTGCTGATCGAGGCCGGCAACTCGGTCACACCGCCCGGGCAGATGCGCGAGATGGCTGAAAGAGACTGTCCGACGACGTATCTGAAGGTCCCGGAAGCAGGTCATCTGGTACACGATGAAGCGCCGCTGGTGTATCGCCACGCGGTCGAATCCTTTTTCGCTGACCTCGGTGCCGGCTGA
- a CDS encoding DUF2309 domain-containing protein, which translates to MTIVADTVSIQTRRAQLRSDVNLAARVIPTHYPLETFIAVNPLAGLESMPFEQAVRRAGDLYGSPGVLSETTFRDLYRAGRITDADLESTLRLRYPTLLDGQPVRMGTCAVTPAQLLRGDLLHGSVAPKPLRRNMTRSEQAAPTVAEQVDAKAAKWCAAFFGSTAAGWPMPDHDKGFYHAWRMLAPADHKLSRRVRAVLRALPIRADDAALQALDLLGVTDDDRITYLQAHLTRLPGWAAHVRWSAERATGVDLLDYLAMRLTYESILLSHNRSSAPDEPVAASRPRIPSARERAGALARAWGLDEVSDTDLGAAARVLSALPVTARQLVWQQAYETHYRDALLRALAENSAAPSTGRAAAQIVCCIDTRSEGLRRHIESLGEYQTFGFAGFFAVAIRFTGLLGGTPNDLCPVLIRPEHEVVERPLPSAADAAQRLRNGSLLMAGAEAAFHAAKQALIAPFALAEAAGWAAGPWAAAKTLSPMASGELRRRLRDRLAPPAPSVLSINDTVALAHRALYAQVALTTMGLTKQFARLVVLCGHGSVTENNPYQAALDCGACGGQAGGPNARTAAAILNDADVRAELGTLGIAIPDDTWFVAAQHDTATDRVTVLDQHLIPDSHLPDVRRLAADLRIAGAELAAERCSGLPGGPADPDPARASRHVANRSVDWAQVFPEWGLAGNAAFVVAPRALTRGIDLRRRVFLHSYEADVDAEGGALETILTAPMVVAQWINCQYYFSTVAPDMFGAGTKTIHNVVGGVGVLAGHGGDLQLGLPRQSLTDGRSFGHEPMRLLTVVQAPLQRIDMVVERNPVLQHLFGNDWVCLVAREGPDDDWQRWTRGGWRRWETTTTAEDHYPTDQEVMPCQPTA; encoded by the coding sequence GTGACCATCGTGGCCGACACCGTCTCGATCCAAACCCGCCGCGCACAGTTACGCAGCGACGTGAACCTGGCCGCCCGCGTGATACCGACCCACTACCCGCTGGAGACCTTCATCGCGGTCAATCCGCTGGCCGGGCTGGAGTCGATGCCCTTCGAGCAGGCGGTGCGCCGGGCCGGCGACCTCTACGGCAGCCCCGGCGTGCTGTCCGAGACGACCTTCCGCGACCTGTACCGCGCCGGCCGGATCACCGACGCCGACCTCGAGTCGACGCTGCGGCTGCGCTACCCCACCTTGCTGGACGGCCAGCCCGTCCGGATGGGGACGTGCGCGGTGACACCTGCGCAACTGTTGCGCGGCGACTTGCTGCACGGCAGCGTGGCTCCCAAGCCGTTGCGCCGCAACATGACTCGTAGCGAGCAGGCGGCCCCAACAGTGGCCGAGCAGGTCGACGCCAAGGCCGCCAAATGGTGCGCGGCTTTCTTTGGATCGACCGCTGCGGGCTGGCCGATGCCCGACCACGACAAGGGCTTCTACCACGCATGGCGGATGCTGGCCCCTGCCGACCACAAGCTGAGCCGACGGGTGCGGGCCGTGTTGCGCGCGTTGCCCATCCGAGCCGACGACGCCGCGCTGCAGGCCCTGGACCTGTTGGGGGTGACCGACGACGACCGCATCACCTATTTGCAAGCGCACTTGACACGACTTCCGGGCTGGGCCGCCCATGTCCGCTGGTCTGCCGAGCGCGCCACCGGCGTGGATCTATTGGACTACCTGGCCATGCGGCTGACGTACGAATCAATCCTGCTGTCGCACAACCGTTCCAGCGCGCCAGACGAGCCGGTGGCGGCTAGCCGGCCGCGCATACCCTCAGCCCGCGAGCGGGCCGGCGCGCTGGCCCGGGCATGGGGGCTCGACGAGGTAAGCGACACCGACTTGGGCGCTGCCGCAAGGGTTTTGTCGGCGTTGCCGGTTACGGCCCGGCAGCTGGTCTGGCAGCAGGCCTATGAAACGCACTATCGCGACGCACTCCTACGCGCCCTGGCGGAAAACTCTGCCGCGCCAAGCACCGGGCGCGCGGCCGCCCAGATCGTATGCTGCATCGACACCCGATCCGAAGGGCTGCGCCGCCACATCGAATCCCTCGGCGAATACCAGACTTTCGGATTCGCCGGCTTCTTCGCCGTCGCCATCAGGTTCACCGGCCTGCTCGGCGGAACACCCAACGACCTTTGCCCGGTGCTGATCCGCCCAGAGCATGAGGTTGTCGAAAGGCCGCTGCCGTCGGCCGCCGATGCGGCGCAGCGGCTGCGCAACGGCAGCCTGCTCATGGCCGGCGCCGAGGCGGCATTTCATGCCGCCAAGCAGGCGCTGATCGCCCCGTTCGCGTTGGCCGAGGCGGCAGGCTGGGCCGCCGGTCCATGGGCAGCGGCCAAAACGCTGAGCCCAATGGCCAGTGGCGAACTACGGCGCCGCCTGCGGGACCGGCTGGCACCCCCGGCCCCTTCCGTGCTTTCGATCAACGACACCGTCGCACTGGCCCACCGCGCCCTTTACGCACAAGTCGCACTCACCACCATGGGCCTCACGAAGCAATTCGCCCGGCTGGTGGTCCTGTGCGGGCACGGCAGCGTCACCGAGAACAACCCGTACCAGGCCGCCCTGGACTGTGGGGCCTGCGGCGGGCAGGCCGGCGGCCCCAACGCCCGCACCGCCGCCGCGATCCTCAACGACGCCGATGTCCGGGCCGAATTGGGCACCCTGGGGATCGCCATTCCCGACGACACCTGGTTCGTGGCGGCTCAGCACGACACCGCCACCGACCGCGTCACCGTGTTGGACCAGCACCTGATTCCCGACAGCCATCTACCGGACGTGCGCCGACTTGCCGCGGATCTCCGGATCGCCGGCGCCGAACTGGCCGCCGAGCGCTGCTCCGGGCTTCCCGGTGGCCCTGCCGATCCCGACCCCGCGCGTGCGTCGCGCCACGTCGCGAACCGGTCGGTCGACTGGGCGCAGGTCTTTCCGGAGTGGGGCCTGGCCGGTAATGCGGCCTTCGTCGTCGCCCCGCGCGCCCTCACCCGCGGCATCGACTTGCGGCGACGGGTGTTCCTGCACTCCTACGAAGCCGACGTCGACGCCGAGGGCGGCGCGCTGGAAACCATCCTCACCGCACCCATGGTGGTGGCTCAGTGGATCAACTGCCAGTACTACTTCTCCACGGTGGCGCCGGACATGTTCGGAGCCGGAACCAAGACCATCCACAACGTGGTCGGCGGCGTGGGTGTGCTCGCCGGACACGGCGGCGACCTACAGCTGGGCCTGCCCCGACAGTCACTTACCGACGGCCGGTCGTTCGGGCACGAGCCCATGCGCCTGCTGACCGTCGTGCAAGCGCCGTTGCAGCGCATCGACATGGTCGTCGAGCGCAACCCCGTCCTGCAGCACCTGTTCGGCAACGACTGGGTGTGCCTGGTCGCCCGGGAAGGCCCCGACGACGACTGGCAGCGCTGGACCCGCGGCGGTTGGCGGCGCTGGGAGACCACAACAACCGCCGAAGACCACTACCCGACCGACCAGGAGGTAATGCCATGCCAACCAACGGCTTGA
- a CDS encoding serine hydrolase: protein MAKRNSRQAAPRRALALGAAAALVVTLAPGCAHSPTPTANAADPGRRIDTRTPPGLRAQQTVDMLNSDWPIGPVGVGTLATPGQIGSVEHTMAELWWDRPFTVEGVAIGASVATLHLVSSYGARQDIRIHTDDQGQVDRFDLETQPPSVSSWRDVDAVLSRTGARYSYQVAKVTNGNCDPVAGTNTRESLPLASIFKLYVLHALADAVKDGTVSWDEMLTVTAKSKAVGSSGLELPPGAHVSVRTAAEKMIATSDNMATDLLIERLGTHAIEEALATAGHHDPASMTPFPTMYELFSVGWGQPDVRDQWKHASQQVRAQLLQQANATPYQPDPTRAHTPASTYGAEWYGSAEDICRVHLALQGDAVGPAAPVRQILSAVAGIQLDRTEWPYIGAKAGGLPGDLTFSWYAEDKTGQPWVVSFQLNWPRDHGPTVTGWMLEVAKQVFALVGPR, encoded by the coding sequence CTGGCGAAGCGAAATAGTCGGCAGGCGGCGCCGCGCCGTGCGTTGGCGTTGGGCGCCGCTGCCGCATTAGTGGTCACCCTGGCTCCCGGTTGCGCGCACTCGCCCACCCCAACCGCTAACGCAGCGGATCCAGGGCGCCGCATCGACACCAGAACACCACCCGGCCTGCGCGCCCAGCAGACGGTGGACATGCTCAACTCGGATTGGCCGATCGGCCCGGTGGGCGTCGGCACCCTGGCGACGCCCGGGCAAATCGGCTCCGTCGAGCACACCATGGCAGAGCTGTGGTGGGACCGCCCGTTCACCGTCGAGGGCGTAGCCATCGGCGCCAGTGTGGCCACGCTGCATCTCGTCTCGTCTTACGGTGCGCGGCAAGACATTCGGATCCATACCGACGACCAGGGCCAGGTCGACCGGTTCGATCTCGAGACCCAGCCACCGTCGGTCAGCTCGTGGCGCGACGTCGACGCCGTGTTGAGCCGAACCGGTGCCCGCTATTCGTACCAAGTCGCCAAGGTGACCAACGGCAACTGCGACCCGGTAGCGGGCACCAATACTCGCGAATCCTTGCCGCTTGCTTCGATTTTCAAATTGTACGTGTTGCACGCCCTGGCGGACGCGGTTAAAGACGGCACGGTGTCCTGGGACGAAATGCTCACCGTGACTGCCAAGAGCAAAGCGGTGGGCTCGTCGGGCCTGGAACTGCCGCCCGGGGCGCATGTTTCGGTTCGCACCGCCGCCGAGAAGATGATCGCCACCAGCGACAACATGGCCACCGACTTGCTGATCGAGCGGCTGGGCACCCACGCTATCGAGGAGGCGCTGGCCACCGCCGGCCATCACGATCCGGCCAGCATGACACCGTTTCCCACAATGTACGAGCTGTTCTCCGTCGGCTGGGGTCAACCGGATGTGCGCGACCAATGGAAGCACGCATCCCAGCAAGTCCGCGCTCAGTTACTGCAGCAGGCCAATGCCACGCCCTACCAACCTGATCCAACGCGCGCCCACACTCCCGCCTCCACGTACGGCGCGGAGTGGTACGGCAGCGCCGAGGACATCTGCCGGGTGCACCTGGCGCTGCAGGGCGATGCGGTTGGTCCGGCCGCCCCGGTGAGGCAGATCCTGTCTGCAGTTGCGGGTATCCAACTGGATCGCACTGAATGGCCCTACATCGGCGCGAAGGCCGGTGGCCTGCCGGGGGACCTGACCTTCAGCTGGTATGCAGAGGACAAGACCGGCCAGCCGTGGGTGGTGAGTTTCCAGCTGAACTGGCCCCGCGATCACGGACCGACGGTGACCGGATGGATGCTGGAGGTCGCCAAGCAGGTCTTCGCATTGGTGGGTCCGCGATAG
- a CDS encoding proton-conducting transporter membrane subunit: MNAVLVGALTLPLLASLSALLAGSRHPRLVGQLGAAAAGAGLVSALLIALHVAVDGPISATVRSARGTLIAELGANRLSALLLVLVYGVSTVVQVFALRYLAGDRRSGWFTAGTGLLTAASAGLMTSGTLIGLAVSWTLAGTALCLLQATYWELPAARDGVLRTATAFLLGDLALWAAVGVITAQRGNVSLSDLGPAVYNGSSPALPVAAGLIVVAALSRSAQIPFHRWLPATLAAPTPVSALLHAGVVNAGGVLLVRLSPIVSGSAAAMGLAFTAGTLSMLYGGVVMLTKSDIKGSLVYSTMAQMGFMILTCGLGLSAAAVFHLVGHGFYKATLFLSSGSAIAKRRQKAARPTAPALTPARWAAVHAAALLLPAAALYVASSIVRLPNAEHGSAQVLLVFTWATAAAALTGWLARSPGARAALIGAVALLAAAIGYVALVGAVTGFLAPDLPPVTVPSASTAGIVAVAVILATLTLLPRAPANGWFGRLQRALYAKALVAGHVPATRPQQTPNTQLTGALQ; this comes from the coding sequence GTGAACGCCGTCCTCGTCGGTGCCTTGACGTTGCCCCTGCTCGCATCGCTGAGCGCGCTCCTGGCCGGTTCGCGGCATCCGCGCCTCGTCGGCCAATTGGGCGCCGCGGCCGCCGGCGCGGGCTTGGTTTCCGCATTGCTGATAGCGCTGCACGTAGCGGTCGACGGCCCCATCTCGGCCACCGTGCGGTCAGCACGCGGCACCCTGATCGCCGAGCTGGGAGCTAACCGGCTCAGCGCGCTGCTGCTGGTGTTGGTATACGGCGTGAGCACGGTCGTACAGGTTTTCGCGCTGCGCTACCTTGCCGGTGACCGGCGATCGGGGTGGTTCACCGCCGGTACCGGCCTGCTCACGGCGGCTTCCGCCGGCCTCATGACCTCGGGAACTCTGATCGGTCTGGCCGTCTCGTGGACCTTGGCCGGCACCGCGCTATGTCTGCTGCAGGCCACCTACTGGGAGCTGCCCGCCGCCCGCGACGGCGTGCTGCGGACGGCGACAGCGTTCCTGCTGGGCGATCTGGCGCTGTGGGCTGCGGTCGGTGTGATCACCGCGCAGCGGGGCAACGTCAGCCTGTCCGACCTCGGACCCGCCGTATACAACGGCTCGTCACCGGCCCTGCCGGTGGCAGCGGGTTTGATCGTGGTGGCAGCTCTGTCGCGATCGGCGCAGATCCCCTTTCATCGCTGGCTGCCGGCCACCCTCGCTGCGCCCACGCCCGTCTCGGCGCTCCTGCACGCCGGTGTCGTCAATGCCGGCGGCGTGCTGCTGGTGCGGCTGAGCCCGATAGTCAGCGGATCGGCCGCCGCCATGGGCCTGGCCTTCACCGCCGGAACGCTCAGCATGCTCTACGGCGGCGTCGTGATGCTCACCAAATCCGACATCAAGGGCTCGCTGGTGTATTCGACGATGGCCCAGATGGGCTTCATGATCCTGACCTGCGGGCTGGGCCTATCCGCAGCCGCGGTATTCCACCTGGTGGGCCACGGCTTCTACAAGGCCACCCTGTTCCTGTCCTCCGGCTCGGCGATAGCCAAGCGACGCCAAAAGGCAGCTCGGCCAACGGCGCCGGCGCTGACCCCGGCCCGGTGGGCGGCGGTCCACGCCGCGGCGCTCCTGCTGCCGGCCGCCGCGCTGTATGTGGCCAGCAGCATCGTGCGATTGCCGAACGCCGAGCACGGCTCGGCCCAGGTGCTGCTGGTGTTCACCTGGGCGACGGCCGCGGCGGCGCTGACGGGCTGGTTGGCACGCAGCCCGGGCGCCCGGGCCGCTCTCATCGGAGCGGTCGCACTGCTCGCGGCGGCCATCGGATATGTCGCGCTGGTGGGCGCCGTGACCGGATTCCTGGCTCCTGATCTGCCCCCGGTCACCGTACCGTCCGCCTCGACTGCCGGCATTGTCGCAGTGGCGGTCATCCTGGCCACACTGACCCTGCTGCCCAGGGCCCCGGCCAACGGCTGGTTCGGCCGACTGCAGCGCGCTTTGTACGCCAAAGCGCTTGTCGCCGGCCATGTCCCGGCAACCCGTCCACAACAGACCCCGAACACCCAACTGACAGGAGCACTCCAGTGA